In Papaver somniferum cultivar HN1 chromosome 9, ASM357369v1, whole genome shotgun sequence, the genomic stretch AACAAAACCCTTGGATTTCATGCTTTACAAAAACCCTTACTTAGTTTCCCAAATTCTTCCCCTAAAACCCACCACTGcaatttattttcatcttcttcgacTATAAATAAACCCAATAACCCAACTAATCTATCATCATTAACAACAAGAAAATTACTTTGTAAACCTCCAAATGGGAAGCACGTCAGAGAAGATTATCTCGTCGTAAGTTCTCTCTCTTACTTTTCTGTTTAAATATGTCTCTGCAGTGTTTTATCACTTTGTTGTTAATGGGGTTTCTGGTGTTTATTTTTCAGAAGAAGTATTCAGCAGAGGAAATACAGGAGCTAGTTAGAGGAGATAGAAGTGTTCCTGTAATTCTTGATTTTTATGCCACATGGTGCGGTCCTTGTATTTTAATGGCACAGGAGCTGGAAATGGTAAACCTACTATCTTATCTTTGcctattttagggtttaaataTCATGTTACGGTTATTTCAAGCATTGCTTTTGAGCTTGAACTCATATGTCATTTACCCACCTGATAAGAAACATAGACACACCCAAGTTCGTGATGAATTTGTAAATGTTTCTGGTAATTAGCCGATATGCGATTGGGGGATCTAGTGACATAAGAAGAAATGTCATAAGTGATAAGAGCACAAAAGTGTTTGTTGGTAACTATATCTAACTAAGAAACATAATGAAGATTGCTGTTTGCTGATAATGTTGGGTTCAAAAATGAACTCCAAAAGAAATTTGATCCTTTGATACACGTTCTAATGCTGGTTATTATTATGGTTCTTAAACTCCTCCCAACTTTTAAACACTTTTCCCGGCCACATTTGTATCTGCCTGATGGATCCTATAGTAGCCTAGCTGGGATCTATTTTCTTCCCCTCCCGGTTCCAGTAGTTTACATTGATGCGTGTGTGGTTCTTCTCGTCATTATGTTTTCAGTGTGGTTTCCATATTGTTGTTTTGATGTATGCCCTGCCATATTTGCATATTAATATATTTTAAACCGTTGAATTTCATTCCAGGAAGGGAATAGTATAGGGTACTTAAATTCCTCATTCCTAATGATAATTCTAATCACAATGTCAAATTTTccggaaaaaagaaagaaaaagaaacttgtATTGTAGGTTTGTGTGTCTGTTTGTAGGTGGATGTGTGTATTTGGTCATAGTGATACTTAAAAATTGTGTCCCATATACATTGCACAGTTCAGTCAATTTAGTATTTGGTATGAAACCCACATCCATctgtcttctcttttgtttccatTCCAGAATTCAGTGATGCAGGGTGAGTAGTTTAATTCGAACAAAAACTTTCAGAGCGTATCTGGTTCATTGTATCTTGAAATAACCAAGTAAACA encodes the following:
- the LOC113313285 gene encoding thioredoxin-like protein CITRX, chloroplastic; this encodes MAAILTLATTSCAITTSASTNKTLGFHALQKPLLSFPNSSPKTHHCNLFSSSSTINKPNNPTNLSSLTTRKLLCKPPNGKHVREDYLVKKYSAEEIQELVRGDRSVPVILDFYATWCGPCILMAQELEMLAVEYEKDALFIKVDTDDEHEFARDMQVRGLPTLLFISPDPSKDAIRTEGLIPKQMIRDIITNEM